The Manihot esculenta cultivar AM560-2 chromosome 8, M.esculenta_v8, whole genome shotgun sequence genomic interval CTCAGGAATTTGCTAAAACTGAGAAACCTGTGGTAGTTCACAAGCGGAGTGCTTGTGTTTTGAGAGTTCTTGCTGCAATGATGTTTGGTACTGCATGTGGAGCACTAGGTGCTTTCATTGTGTTGTATCTGTGGACCATCTTTGGCAATAGGCGACCTGTAGTGCCAGAGGAGTGCTGTGTCGAGTCGGTGGATTTTGAATACAAGAAATTCAAAGTAGTTGTAGAGAAAGCCGTCGAAGATGGCAAGCAGTAGACCTGTGTGTGGTGAGATTTTAGATGTTCTGTGTTGTAAATTCATGTTCTTTTTGTGTTGAACTTGCAGGTTTGATGTGGTGATGTAACTGATGATCAATTGTTCAAATGTAGGTTTTGTCATATATTGTCTAATGATCTGAGCATTAGAATGTTAGATTTCATTCTTGTTTTTATAGATTTCACTCTTGCTTTTATATGACTAATCTGCTTTGGATGgattattgaattaaattgtacTGCTTAATTATTACTGACTtgattcaaattatttttatggaaAGTTCACCATCTTAGGATCTATAGCAGTCTTTATGCTTAAGATTCCATTTCTGTGATTTTTATCAATGTTTTCTTTAAAGCAGAATCAGCAGATGCTATTGCAGCCATTTTTCTTGTAGTCTCTTATATTGAGGTCCTCCATGTTTATGCACGATAATCGGATAGTTCGATAAACATGAAAATGAAATGCTTTCCTTATGgcattttatttgtatttaagTTTGATATGCAAGGCTATAGTGGGAGTCTTCTAGTTGAAAGAAGTAATGTTTCTGAATGAAACATATGATTGAGGAAAAGAGAGCCATTCTCTATTTGTCCTCCCAGTCCTTGTTTGAAAATCCCTTGTCCCCAGAAGTCCAAGAAAAGGAAAACCAGACCGCAACACAGTAGTGCAGCACTACCGAACGTAAACCCTTTCTGTTACGAGAGCCTTGCAACTGAAGTTGCAGCACTTGCACATCCAATACCATAGCCCCATCAACCTAAGACATGGCAATGCAACATGATATAAAGAAGAGCAAAGTCATATGTCATGAGtttcctcttcttcctctttgTAGTCCTCATAAGCTGTGGCATCTTGGTACTGCTGATACTCGGGGGCCAAATCATTGTTATTGCTCTCTGCCTCTGAACTCCATATCATCCATACATCCCCATGATACCAGTGCAAGAAAGCCAGCCTCCTGAACTCACTCACAGGGGGGACATTACTTGATTGATATCGAGTTTCCAGAAAGGATGTGGATGCCATTGACGAACATTGAAGTTGTTTGGAACGTGAAAAAATGAAGGAGGATATAAATTGAAGGAAATTGAAAATCTTACAGCTTGGACTTGGGGAGCTTAAGGGTAGGGGAGCAGATATCATAGAGAGCTTAAGGGTAAGGAAATTGAAAATCTTCCTTTTCatgattttagataattttcttttttaaaataattcagaCATAACATATAAAccccaaaattttaaataaaacaaaataggTAATTTTTGgtgttgataaaattaaaaaaaaattattatttaatttttatgtaacgGAAAAAATCATCAATTAATAAACTATTAGTTAGTAAACTTTTACAACATtcttaacttaaaaaaaaaaagtctatttagttttttcaaaaatttattagttaatttttagatatttttaaaaaaatttttaaaaatttattaataaattttttcgtattagaatattttaaattttgtatatatttaatatttaacagttaaaattatttaaatttttttttaaaatattaagaacttaatatattttttaaaataatgtattAAAATTGAAGAATTCAGCAGTGAAATTTTTTTGATTAAATAGTAGTATTccttcataaaattaaattaaaagataaatttgatatttttaattttcattctataaaaaattattgaaatataatatCTGATTGGATGGGTAATGGAGAAACTGGTAATTATAGATTTGAAAAGCTTTATCATTATCCGAATTAATATTTACATCCTAATTTCAAAAAAGCAGgatgatttaaatttaactgTAGCATCAGAGGGTAGACTTAGCTGGTGAATGGGGATACACTAATTCGTATACCAAACAGGTCAAAGAAGTTAAAGCCCAATCCTGCCCCTTTAAAAGCACGGATCCGGCGCCCCGTTCCATTCGCTGCACATGACAAGTTAGGGTTTTAGTTCTCGACTCCATTCACTCTTCAGGAGAAAAAATCTCAAAATTTCTCAGAGAAAAAGCAAATGCTCAGCGTTTGCTAATTTGATCTTGTAGGTTGCTATGACTTATTACGTTCTacattataattcaatttaaggTTTTCTTCCTTCTTTTGGGCATCTGTGATGAGTTGATTAAAATTTGTTATCCTTGCACTTTGATTCGCAGTGAAGAAAATCATGGGGAGTAATAACTCTGAGATGCTCTTAATGAAGCTTTTATCATcattattgtttttattttgaaaatatttggtTTTGTTTTTGAACTGGGCAGATCATGGTGTGCTTGATCCCTTTTTTCCCCTTTCCTTATATTTCTGGATCAGTGATGTTGCTGATATTCTGCGTTATCTatctgaaaattatttgaattgaaGATAACTGTAATGTGCTGAGATCCTGAACTATTATTTTCCATCTgcaattttttttgtttgcttAATGCCCTTTTAATTGTTGGCTTATATTTAAAGAGGAaagtcatttaattttttctgtttGGATTGCTCATTGATGATCAGATATAGCTTTTAGAGTAAGATTATATTTTCTAATGTGGTGGACAAGAAATTCAAATCTTTTACTGGGAGAATGATGTTCGGAGTCTCGTGGTGAATGATGCCACTGAACTGAAGTTTGGTTCTTTTTGAATTTGGAGTTTATTGTCCAATATTTTTTCCCTTCTATCTGCGTTGTTATTCTTGGGGATTGACTCATTGTTCAAACATTTGCTTGATTGGGCTTATTGTAAAGTGTGGTTGGATCAATGATGTTAATTAAAAACTGCGTTATCTGTCTGCAGCTTCCTTATTGGAATTGAAGATATCTGTTATAACAGTCTGAGATCCTGACCCGGTGTCACTTTAAAATGCCCCTTACAGGTGATTTCACTGGGGGGTGTTGCCTATTATGCGTCTTTCTGTGATTTGCAAGTCTGATGAGGCATTACCCATATATTCTATCCTAAAGGTTAATGAAATGCCCAGAAATCTATAGTGCATGCAGTCGTTTTTATACAGTTGAGAATCTCATTTTTATATTCAATCATATCGAACGGTTTGGTAGCTTTCGTTCAATTTTTGTTGGAGTTCATAGAATGTGTTGTATTCTTTTCAATTAATGGAAAATTATGAACTTTCAGCAGGCATCCAACATTGGTTGCTCtacctcttttcttttctctgagTGTGAAAATGGTTGGTCACCTCCCAGTCCTCAATTTATGGAGTTCTTTTTGCTTTGGGTGATACAATTGTTTTTCAAAATTAGTATCAACTTACAGAATGGGTATCAAGGATCAGTAAAGAAACAATTCACGTCAACAACAATAACATTACATAGTTCTGGACGTTAGAGAAGCTCCCCAAAATCGAATATCCAGTCATCTATTTGAACAAACGCCTTTTACCTCTCAAATTATTTTGGGCCTCAACCCAGTATTAATACACAAAACTCTCAAGTACTCGACAGTTCTAGAAAAATTAGCAATGAGACAGAATCTTGCTCGACCTCACCCGGAGAAAAGCTTCACTAGGATAATGATGATGTTTAGAATTATAAGTGGTAATCTCATGAACTGGCAAGCATGTATGAGCCCAATGATCTGTCCCTTAATCGAATTTCTTCTGCCTCCTTGGAGTTCTGCCAGTGTCCATCCCCTTGGAGCAAGGAACCTGTCTTCATTCAGTATTGCTAATGCATTTGCAAAAAGTAGTAGACCTTCCAGGAAAGTCCAGAAACCCATTTTCTGCAGCAAAGAAACTTGACACAGCTCTGTTTCAAAACAAACACAGATTAATCTAAAAAGAGAGGCATGCACTATTTCATGTGTATGTTAAGAGAAGTTAATAAGCAGAAAGAAAACTGAAAGTGGAAATTTCAATCAGTCACTAGATTATGAGGAAACTTGGAAAGGAGATGAAACATACATTTGATTGTAATCAACAGCATCACATGAAGAACCAAAGAACATGCTTCTATCCATATCTTTTTAAATTGTTCAAACCTATAAAGTTAAGATGGCATAATGAAGGTTTCGCATATAATTTGAAGGAAGCAAAAGAAAATAGCGTCACACAACAGCAGCTAAAATCTTAATCAACAATCAAACCAAGAGAGATGATCTCCGAGCTGATTCTTCCATAAAATCTCATTTCCATATCAAATCAACAGCAGGCCGCTAAGATAACCGAGTGATCCTGAAtagttttataataataataaatgaacaaaaaaaACTCAGAAACACAATTGCAGATTCCGTCATGCCAACCAGTTAACAACACTGATACCAACAAATTGCAGTTCATTACCAAATTAAACTTGCAGAGAATCAACACAATTAAAATCTCATGGGACCCTTTTGATTTCTTGTGTCTAAGTAAAGATGggctcttttttattttattttattttttttagcaaAAAATAAATGGCTGGTTTGCTTATGAATCTTCAATTGGCACAATCAAAATACAAACTCTTGCCTTCATCATTCAATTTGTGGTGCCAATATCTGGCAAACATGTTGGTAAAGTAGAAAGTAACCAAAGCAAAAAAGAGATGATCTTCCCTGATTTTcactaaagaaaaaaaagcaaaaaagagATGATAAGGCCTCTCACCAGAGTCGAGAAGAAGCAATCGATGAAACTGAACTCTTTACTATTAGCAGTATCGTCAACCTAGAAAGTTCGATTCCGTACAGAATCGTTTCCAAGAGCGAACATTAGATCCAAAGAAGAAAGGATGAGAGCATTGGATGTCCGTCTCCTTTTAGCTCTTTCTTTCGGGTTGGACCACACTGACATCATCCCAAGATTCATTTGATCCAACGGTTTAAAATATCACGTGGTGACCCGATCCGATTATTCGGGGTGATAAAACCCGACCCAATAATGATTTCGGCCTAAAACCATGGCTCGCGACTCTCGCTCGCTTGTCTTGAACAGTTGTAACCCTCCCGATCCAACCGCGCAGTTTCCCTACTCTCGAAAGCCGCCTCGTCTCTGAAAAGCTTTGCTGGCTACATGATCAGCTACCACCACCCAGAGCGTCCGCGAATGGCGTGGAGCCATTGAATCCTCAAACACCCTCCTGAGCTGCCATTCCAACCATCGCGAAGGAACTAAATGATCGAAGAAAAGAGATGCTGAAAATGGCTCTGTTTATTCAAATTAAGCTAAGCAACTAGCAGTGGACGGAATTAAACGTAGACATGGAAGACTCGCCGTTGATGTGCTCTGCTTCGTCCCCGCACAGAGGGATTTTGTGCCTACGTTGAGGGTGCAAGATGATCAGATGCACCCGGACATGTATTTCCAAGTGGGAAATGCTTCATGGGGAAAGATTAGGACGATGATTTTTGGGAGGAGCTGGCGTTGATAATGAGGAGAGAGTGCAACCGTGGGCGGCGAAGTTTGATGAGAATGTGAAAACGGCAGGTTTATGAAGGTTAAATTGAGGATGTAGGAGATGGTGAAGGAGGCCGCAGAGGATTCCCTTCTTGggtttgaattgaatcttgccGTACTCAAAGAGGTAACAAGACGTAGAATTTTTCTGTGCATTTGTTCTCTTCACATTTAAGCACTTTAAAGCCATAGCTCGTTTGGAAATTTATGGATTCCTTCGCTAATATGTAAATTAGCATGTCTGGGGCCTCAAAAAGGAATTGGTTACCAATGTGTATCTAATTGTaagaatttgcaaatgaattcTGAAAGGGGTCTAGAGTTTTGGAGATTTTCACAATGGCTTTAAATGTAGAATAATTCTGTAAGGACCCATGGCTTTGGAATAGTTTACCTTCTAGTTCACGTTTTGAATCAACCCATGGCTGTGGAACACTTAGGATCAATTACTAATCCCCCTTCATTTGATGGCGCTGTGGTGGGAACAGATGTGATCATAACACCTTTCACAGTTTCACTTGTGATAGGACTAGATGTGGTGGTGCTCCGAGATGTATCAATATGTTTTAGAGAGGCAGCTTCGTTTTGTAGTTGCTGCGAGAAATATTTATTATGTGCATTTAGAGGTTTCCCTATTAGAAGTG includes:
- the LOC110621105 gene encoding protein transport protein yos1 isoform X2 is translated as MGFWTFLEGLLLFANALAILNEDRFLAPRGWTLAELQGGRRNSIKGQIIGLIHACQFMRLPLIILNIIIILVKLFSG
- the LOC110621105 gene encoding protein transport protein yos1 isoform X1; amino-acid sequence: MLLITIKFSLLQKMGFWTFLEGLLLFANALAILNEDRFLAPRGWTLAELQGGRRNSIKGQIIGLIHACQFMRLPLIILNIIIILVKLFSG